One genomic region from Jilunia laotingensis encodes:
- a CDS encoding 30S ribosomal protein S16, translating into MATRIRLQRHGRKSYAFYSIVIADSRAPRDGKFIEKIGTFNPNTNPATVDLNFDAALAWVLKGAQPSDTVRNILSREGVYMKKHLLGGVAKGAFGEAEAETKFQAWKNNKQSGLATLKAKEDEAKKAEAKVRLEAEKKINEEKAKALAEKKAAEAAAKAAAEAPAEEAAPAEAPATEAAE; encoded by the coding sequence ATGGCAACTAGAATCAGATTGCAAAGACACGGACGTAAAAGTTACGCGTTTTATTCAATTGTAATTGCAGACAGCAGAGCACCACGTGATGGTAAATTTATTGAGAAGATTGGTACTTTCAACCCGAACACCAATCCTGCTACAGTAGATTTGAATTTCGATGCTGCATTAGCATGGGTACTGAAAGGTGCGCAACCTTCAGACACCGTACGCAACATCCTTTCACGCGAAGGTGTTTACATGAAGAAGCATCTCCTTGGTGGTGTGGCTAAAGGCGCATTCGGTGAAGCAGAAGCTGAAACTAAATTCCAGGCTTGGAAGAATAACAAGCAGTCAGGTTTGGCTACATTGAAAGCCAAAGAAGACGAAGCCAAGAAAGCAGAAGCTAAAGTACGTTTAGAAGCTGAAAAGAAAATAAACGAAGAAAAAGCTAAAGCATTGGCTGAAAAGAAAGCCGCAGAAGCTGCCGCTAAGGCTGCTGCTGAAGCACCAGCGGAAGAAGCTGCTCCGGCAGAGGCTCCTGCTACAGAAGCTGCTGAATAA
- a CDS encoding AraC family transcriptional regulator, translating to MEKNKPLDLNLEHLRDSRIAEHNEYRFINSDFGIAISFAGLRSELVKAGQPYRTKEGRIIRALKGEARLSINLIDYDICPGTLVVTPPNSIIQIVQFTPDYDFQAIVPGVNILQETIREDLPEYIYLKQGIVLNLTEQEWHTTDLYFSLLWQTVQESPFRRDVIRHLTTALMHEIRHMQKRYQVASHSEPTHHEEIFRRFISLVNENSKTERNVSFYAGKLFLTPRYLNTVIRQTSRQTVMDWINQSVTLEAKVLLKHTDLMVYQIADELNFPNPSFFCKFFKRMTGMTPQEYQKK from the coding sequence ATGGAGAAGAACAAACCACTCGACTTAAACCTGGAACATCTGAGAGACAGCCGTATTGCCGAACATAACGAATACCGCTTCATCAATTCTGATTTCGGAATAGCCATCAGTTTTGCCGGACTGCGCAGTGAGCTGGTCAAAGCCGGCCAACCCTACCGTACCAAAGAGGGACGAATCATCCGTGCGCTGAAAGGGGAAGCCCGGCTTTCCATCAACCTGATCGACTATGACATATGCCCGGGAACCTTGGTAGTTACCCCTCCGAACTCTATCATCCAGATCGTTCAATTCACACCCGACTATGATTTTCAAGCCATCGTCCCGGGAGTAAACATACTTCAAGAAACCATAAGAGAAGATTTACCCGAGTACATTTACCTTAAACAAGGTATCGTACTCAACCTAACCGAGCAGGAATGGCACACTACCGACCTATATTTTTCCCTTCTTTGGCAGACAGTACAAGAATCCCCTTTCCGCAGAGACGTAATACGGCATTTGACAACCGCTTTAATGCATGAAATAAGACATATGCAGAAAAGATATCAAGTAGCAAGCCATTCGGAACCTACGCATCATGAAGAAATCTTCCGCCGCTTTATCAGCCTTGTCAACGAAAACAGCAAAACCGAACGAAATGTGAGTTTTTATGCCGGCAAACTTTTCCTGACTCCACGCTATCTGAACACCGTCATCCGTCAGACAAGCCGCCAGACAGTGATGGATTGGATCAACCAGTCTGTCACCCTCGAAGCAAAAGTATTGCTGAAACATACCGACTTAATGGTTTACCAAATAGCTGACGAACTGAACTTTCCAAACCCCTCTTTCTTCTGCAAATTTTTCAAAAGAATGACCGGAATGACACCGCAGGAGTACCAAAAGAAATAA
- a CDS encoding family 43 glycosylhydrolase, which translates to MRKNKIIPVAIATAVLVLANLPVNGQNSLQHSKTTRSEANGDITDLHVFSMQTGNPTVPAYLADASFYYDPKTDMFYAYGTNDGAGGGNVYPAQVWYSTDCKTWKNEIVTFPKSWTDQAGTVAVWAPSIEYHPDTKKYYLMYSIDSKVFVAMSDHPLGPWEDANGAAPGKMMFQGYDGQFFIDNDHTMYISIDAWHFKIMKLKFDTSGRIFIDNSDPRFNHSNTNEFIGTYHYAQIDEINNAFEASYIYKRNNLYYLMWSFNGSENYNVRYAVSENITGPYREIHRSMEEPILQRDDKNHILGPGHHSMFDYEGRTFIAYHRQHYPFVDSKRQTCIDEVFFNPDGSIQKIRPTHKGVMVTTKVPADKRINIALGKQTLVSSAREYDSSVFEPRYRTHDISFRYNGNYAVDENYGTRWDAGVGATNPWLIVDLGSNCRVDEIETIFEFTSRTYLYKLEYLSQKEASSLSEASQSDAWKIFADRSKSGVEKSPVTDTPAKKSPVKARFIRLTIAGAVNLPPTADGLDKVNAENSLSIFELKVFGKDRKSKAGIHRSK; encoded by the coding sequence ATGAGAAAAAACAAGATTATCCCTGTAGCCATCGCTACGGCAGTACTCGTCCTTGCCAACCTCCCGGTGAACGGACAGAATTCCCTCCAACACTCTAAAACCACCCGTTCCGAAGCGAACGGTGATATCACCGATCTGCATGTCTTTTCCATGCAAACAGGAAATCCCACGGTTCCGGCTTATCTCGCGGATGCCTCTTTTTATTATGATCCTAAAACCGACATGTTCTATGCATACGGTACGAATGACGGTGCCGGAGGCGGAAATGTATATCCGGCTCAAGTCTGGTACTCAACAGACTGCAAGACATGGAAAAACGAAATCGTCACCTTTCCGAAATCATGGACAGACCAGGCAGGAACGGTGGCCGTCTGGGCACCGAGCATCGAATACCATCCGGATACAAAGAAATATTATCTGATGTACAGCATCGATTCAAAAGTATTTGTAGCGATGTCCGACCACCCTCTAGGTCCCTGGGAAGATGCGAACGGAGCAGCACCGGGCAAAATGATGTTCCAAGGTTATGACGGGCAGTTCTTTATAGACAATGACCATACGATGTACATCAGCATCGATGCCTGGCATTTCAAGATCATGAAACTGAAATTCGATACGTCCGGCAGGATATTCATAGACAATAGTGATCCCCGGTTCAACCACAGCAATACCAATGAATTTATCGGTACTTATCATTATGCACAGATAGATGAAATAAATAATGCCTTCGAAGCATCTTACATATATAAAAGGAACAACCTGTATTATCTGATGTGGTCATTTAACGGAAGCGAAAACTACAATGTAAGGTACGCTGTATCCGAAAATATCACCGGCCCTTACCGGGAAATCCACCGGTCGATGGAGGAGCCTATCCTGCAACGTGACGACAAGAATCATATTCTGGGACCGGGGCACCACTCCATGTTCGATTATGAAGGCCGTACATTCATCGCTTACCACAGACAGCACTACCCGTTTGTTGACAGTAAACGGCAAACGTGCATAGATGAAGTGTTCTTTAATCCCGACGGAAGCATACAAAAAATACGGCCTACCCACAAAGGAGTAATGGTGACAACGAAAGTGCCTGCGGATAAACGGATAAACATCGCATTAGGCAAACAGACACTTGTTTCATCGGCAAGAGAATATGACAGTTCGGTTTTTGAACCAAGATACCGCACTCACGATATCTCCTTCCGTTACAACGGTAACTATGCGGTGGATGAAAACTACGGAACACGCTGGGATGCCGGTGTCGGTGCAACAAATCCTTGGCTGATCGTGGATTTAGGCAGCAACTGCCGGGTAGATGAGATAGAAACCATCTTCGAGTTCACCAGCAGAACCTACCTGTACAAACTCGAATATCTGAGCCAGAAAGAAGCCTCGTCGCTCTCCGAGGCATCTCAAAGCGATGCTTGGAAAATATTTGCAGACCGCAGTAAAAGCGGAGTTGAAAAGTCTCCTGTGACCGATACCCCTGCGAAGAAATCTCCGGTAAAAGCCAGATTTATACGTCTGACCATTGCAGGAGCCGTAAACTTACCTCCCACTGCCGACGGTTTGGACAAGGTAAATGCAGAAAACTCACTCAGCATTTTCGAACTGAAAGTCTTCGGAAAAGATAGAAAGTCAAAGGCTGGAATTCATCGCTCCAAGTGA